The region GTCCAGGAAGCCGAGCGCATGGCGGAGGACTGGTGGCAGGACAGCCAGATTGAACTTGAAAAGGAAGATTTTCAGGGTGTGGAATTTATGGGCAGGGAGGACGGTGCTTCGGATGAATGAGCGGTTTGAACTCATCAGTCGGACACCATCGAAGTTCTACCTTGCCTACGGAAGCAACCTCGACATGGAACGGATGGGACGGAGATGCCCATACGCAGTACCGGTCGGTGTGACTGAGATCTACGGCTACCGGCTCCTGTTCAAAAAGAGCAAGACCGGAAGCTACGCTACCATCGAGCAGGATGCCAACGAAAGCGTACCGGCTGTGGTCTGGAAACTCTCGGAATACGATGAGCTTCTGCTGGATCGGTATGAGGGTTTCCCACGGTACTACTACAAGAAGCAGTTCCAGCTTCCAGTCTGGAACATGAGCGGCAACCGCATGAAGAAGCCGAAGACCTGCATGGCCTATGTGATGCACGAGGAGCGGCAGCTTGGTTGCCCGGATATCGAGTATTTCGATTTGCTTTGTGGCGGCTACAGCGACTGGGAGTTCCCGCTGGACACACTGAAGCGAGGGCTTTCCGCCAGCATCGGAAGAACGGAAGCAATCCGGTATCTGAGGAAACTGCGGATGGTGTAAAAGTACACGGTCAAAAGCAAAAAACATTGTGCAGTATATGATGCTCATCGGCCTTGATAAATCAGGGCAAAAGAGTGATATATACCATACCGCCAGACAAGAGCGGAGAAAACCGAAGGGAGAGATTCAAATGAAGAACAAGAAATATTACATCGCCTACGGCAGCAACCTGTCGGTGGAGCAGATGGCAGACCGATGCCCGGATGCAAAAATTGCAGGGCAGGCGGTGCTGGCCGGCTGGGAGCTTTTGTTCCGCGGCTGCGCCACCATCGCACCGAACCCGAAGAAGAACACACCGGTTCTGGTGTGGGAGATTTCCGAGAGGGACGAAGGAAACCTCGACCTCTATGAGGGCTACCCGAACTACTACCGCAAGGAAGACCTGAACATTGAACTGCTCCGGGAAGGGGCAGAGCCGGAGATGGTGACCGCAATGGTCTACATCATGGAGAACGACTTCGGACACCGCGCACCGAGCCGGTATTACTACAAAGTTCTGCATGACGGCTACAAGGCATTCCACTTCCCGATGCACATCCTCGAAGGTGCGCTGAAGGAATGCATGGATAAGGATGCCGCCCAGCGGATGATCGAGGAGGTGCAGGCATGAATTTCGCAGATAAGAAAACGGTCGAGAAGCTGAGAAAAGAGTTTCCGGTTGGATGCAGGATCGTCCTCGATGAGATGGATGACAGGCAGGCACCGCCCATCGGAACACAGGGAATCTGCAACGGGGTCGATGATGCTGGAAACGTCTTAGTGAGCTGGGATACCGGAAGCCATCTGAACGTTGCCTACGGCGCGGACAGTTGCCACCGTGTGGCAACGGATGCCGAGGTCAAGGTGTCGCTCGACCGCCTTGGTAAAACGCGACAGACCGGCCCACGTTGCCCCAGGTGCGGAGCAAAGCCTGACTGCTACGACCATCAGCAACAGGCACTCAGCCGAAGGGCGGACATCCAGATTTGCAACCGCTGCGGAACTGAGGAAGCGTTGGAAAGTATCGCATGGGGCAGACAGCAGAAGATGCATCTTGCAGACTGGGCAATCGTGAAAGGGGGCTGGGTCGAATGAAGGTTCTTCTGATCAAGCCGATGGAGCATCCGCAGGTGGTGGACATTGAAAACTCCCTGAAAGAGTTCTACCGCATCCTCGACTGCGACTGCATCACAGCCACGTACCCTTGGGAAGCGGATGCCGTGGCACTGGTAACGGACGACAATGGGATGTTCACTGAGAAGCCGTTCAGCCGGTACATTCCGGAGCTGGAGCAGCCCATCAAGGGGAACTTCTTCATCTGCGGGTTGGGCGAGGAAGATTTCGCAGAGCTGCCCCAAGACCTGATCCGGAAATTCAGGGAACGCTTCTGGGTGCCGGAGGCATTCGTCAGCATGTTCGGGCAGATGGCAGTTATCCAGATGGATGACGGAACGAAGCCGGAATAAGATACCACAATTAGAAAAAATACCCTCTCGGCCAGAAAAGACCGGGAGGGCTTGGTTTAACAGGAGGAGCCTATGGGACACAGAAAGATGCCTGCTTATGGCGAGAGGGAACACGGCGGCAGATACATTCTGGATGAATACGAATGGTCAAGAAACCACTGCAGGGCGGTGACCATCCGCAGATGGAAAAGGGACCTGAAAAAGAAAGCCAGAGCGCATAACCGCAGGTTGATGCATCTGACAATACAGGGCGAAGCCGATTAGACGGAAAATGGGGGCCTCAAAAGAATGAGAACCCCCTTCCAGTTTACTGTATATTAGCTCTGGAAAGCAACAATAGCAAGGAGAACCGCCGCCATAATGTACACAAACATCTGGCAGCGGTTTTGTGTATCATACCAAACCCAAACAGGGGATACGAGGCAGAGCCCCAGCCTCTGCTGGGGAGCCTCTGGGGGATTCCTTAGAAGAAATCCCTCCTGCTCATGCCGACCTCGTTCAGTCGTTCCTCCATGCTGTGGTAGTGCCAATCCTCTTCCTCTTCTTCGTCCTCTTCCTCAAGCTCCTCTGGGAAAGGGTCGTGCCGCCATCCGGCTTTCTGGTATTCTTCTTCCCGGATGTCGTTGCGGTCGTAAATGTCCAGCTCGTATTCTTCTTCAAGCTCTGCGATGCGGTTTTCGATTGCGGTTTCAACTTCTGTAATGGTCTTTTTCATGGTTTTTGTCCTCCGTTTTTGGTTTGGCTTTCTTTGCTTTCGTTGTGTGTATAATGCCGCAGAAACACATATATAGCAAGTCAATCAGGGGTCATATATGTACCAAACATGAGGGGCGAAGATCGTTGATAATATGACGTTTTATGGCCTTGCTATCACAGGGCAGTGACGGTAATATACAGCTACCAAAACGAAAGGGGCAAAGAACATGGAACGCTACACTTACGAGATCACCTTTACACGGCTGGATGGACAGCCGGATGAAAT is a window of Enterocloster clostridioformis DNA encoding:
- a CDS encoding DUF4314 domain-containing protein; the encoded protein is MNFADKKTVEKLRKEFPVGCRIVLDEMDDRQAPPIGTQGICNGVDDAGNVLVSWDTGSHLNVAYGADSCHRVATDAEVKVSLDRLGKTRQTGPRCPRCGAKPDCYDHQQQALSRRADIQICNRCGTEEALESIAWGRQQKMHLADWAIVKGGWVE
- a CDS encoding gamma-glutamylcyclotransferase family protein; this translates as MNERFELISRTPSKFYLAYGSNLDMERMGRRCPYAVPVGVTEIYGYRLLFKKSKTGSYATIEQDANESVPAVVWKLSEYDELLLDRYEGFPRYYYKKQFQLPVWNMSGNRMKKPKTCMAYVMHEERQLGCPDIEYFDLLCGGYSDWEFPLDTLKRGLSASIGRTEAIRYLRKLRMV
- a CDS encoding DpnD/PcfM family protein encodes the protein MKKSTVKNEITQMGRAFKVTITETYQRTITVYESEMKEPTVQEAERMAEDWWQDSQIELEKEDFQGVEFMGREDGASDE
- a CDS encoding gamma-glutamylcyclotransferase family protein: MKNKKYYIAYGSNLSVEQMADRCPDAKIAGQAVLAGWELLFRGCATIAPNPKKNTPVLVWEISERDEGNLDLYEGYPNYYRKEDLNIELLREGAEPEMVTAMVYIMENDFGHRAPSRYYYKVLHDGYKAFHFPMHILEGALKECMDKDAAQRMIEEVQA
- a CDS encoding DUF3846 domain-containing protein gives rise to the protein MKVLLIKPMEHPQVVDIENSLKEFYRILDCDCITATYPWEADAVALVTDDNGMFTEKPFSRYIPELEQPIKGNFFICGLGEEDFAELPQDLIRKFRERFWVPEAFVSMFGQMAVIQMDDGTKPE